One stretch of Eggerthella lenta DSM 2243 DNA includes these proteins:
- the ybeY gene encoding rRNA maturation RNase YbeY, with translation MDIQINYDYRKEDLEKLPLHELTQFVLAREDKPFNTEVSISFVTDEAIAELNERYRHKEGPTDVLSFECDGVDDDLSAMTLAEDPVYELGDVVIAPDVASRQTREFGTTFEEEISLLLVHGLLHLCGYDHIEDDEAEVMEKREAEILEAWSKR, from the coding sequence ATGGATATCCAGATCAACTACGACTACCGCAAAGAAGACCTCGAGAAGCTGCCGCTGCACGAGCTGACCCAGTTCGTGCTGGCGCGCGAGGACAAGCCCTTCAACACCGAGGTGTCCATCAGCTTCGTCACCGACGAGGCTATCGCCGAGCTCAACGAGCGCTACCGCCACAAGGAGGGCCCTACCGACGTGCTGTCCTTCGAGTGCGACGGCGTGGACGACGACCTGTCGGCTATGACGCTGGCGGAGGATCCCGTCTACGAACTGGGCGACGTGGTGATCGCCCCCGACGTGGCCAGCCGCCAGACGCGCGAGTTCGGCACCACGTTCGAGGAGGAGATCAGCTTGCTGCTCGTCCATGGCCTTCTGCACCTGTGCGGCTACGATCACATCGAAGATGACGAAGCCGAGGTCATGGAGAAGCGCGAGGCCGAGATCCTCGAAGCCTGGTCCAAGCGCTGA
- a CDS encoding diacylglycerol kinase family protein, translated as MNATDAMGEGERTEGKPSPEDGAADGVRFVRNRAGKDSRARFSLGRAFSCAWEGVVYTARTQRNMKIHFAVGAAAVLLGAALGIDAASWAAIVICIVLVLAAECLNTAVESVVDLVSPDYAELAKHAKDCAAGAVLVCALGAVAVAAAVFVPRLAALFV; from the coding sequence ATGAACGCGACTGACGCCATGGGCGAAGGCGAACGCACGGAGGGGAAGCCGTCGCCGGAGGACGGTGCGGCGGACGGCGTGAGGTTCGTCCGCAACCGTGCTGGCAAGGATTCGCGCGCCCGGTTCTCGCTCGGACGCGCGTTCTCGTGCGCATGGGAAGGCGTCGTCTACACTGCGCGCACGCAACGCAACATGAAGATACATTTCGCGGTGGGCGCCGCGGCAGTGCTGCTCGGCGCCGCGCTCGGCATCGACGCGGCGTCGTGGGCGGCCATCGTCATCTGCATCGTGCTCGTGCTGGCCGCCGAATGCCTGAACACGGCCGTCGAATCGGTGGTCGACCTCGTGTCGCCCGACTACGCCGAGCTCGCCAAGCACGCGAAAGACTGCGCCGCCGGCGCAGTGCTCGTGTGCGCGCTGGGCGCGGTGGCGGTAGCCGCCGCCGTGTTCGTCCCGCGCCTTGCGGCGCTGTTCGTCTAA
- a CDS encoding PASTA domain-containing protein translates to MICPNCQSENKDGAKFCNDCGFPLTGRMAAVAAASTSDATLRSIAADDGPEDAQAGESDPDFEGTASAVEPESAGELDASGPLDRSSIPAIDVAGVNVNENGNAFDFGSIGDDEAARAADDLTPFVPRRPDEEPISGRSDFSGFDECLVDAGYVPPKKSWGPGDTMEMPRIEGQAAPKQKEFRAPDANQRKGGKGKIVAIVLVCLLAVGGAAAGVTYYLELWGGKMLPDVVGMTQSDAVYVLESKGFAVHEEKIKSDDTEGVVLLMDPVAGSREEEGTEVTIHVSEARTIPDVAGKQRDEAAALLEKDGFEKVSFVTEKSNEREGLVLGIAPEAGSKAAAGTEITVTVAVPFTVPDVKGKTWDEASKMLTDEGYEPVASYVYDDSVPAGTVLGTTPETDAKADSGSTVTVSVALSRGAELEQAALSYLGGLRDSGSTVTVGGTAYLVESVDAVKYEGGETTSFTITGKAVTSLDGETVYGSSKQKSGAIVWTSDNAIASIS, encoded by the coding sequence ATGATCTGTCCGAACTGTCAATCTGAGAACAAAGACGGCGCGAAATTCTGCAACGATTGCGGATTTCCCCTGACCGGCCGTATGGCGGCCGTCGCCGCGGCGTCCACGAGCGATGCGACGCTGCGCTCGATCGCGGCTGACGACGGCCCCGAGGATGCGCAGGCCGGCGAGTCCGATCCCGACTTCGAGGGCACGGCATCCGCCGTCGAACCCGAGTCCGCCGGGGAACTCGACGCTTCGGGTCCGCTCGATCGTTCGAGCATCCCCGCCATCGACGTGGCGGGCGTGAACGTCAACGAGAACGGCAACGCGTTCGACTTCGGCTCCATCGGAGACGACGAGGCCGCGCGCGCTGCCGACGATCTCACGCCGTTCGTGCCCCGTCGCCCCGACGAAGAGCCGATCTCCGGTCGCTCCGATTTCTCGGGCTTCGACGAATGCCTCGTCGATGCGGGCTACGTGCCCCCGAAGAAGTCGTGGGGGCCGGGCGATACCATGGAGATGCCGCGTATCGAGGGCCAGGCCGCGCCCAAGCAGAAGGAGTTCCGCGCACCTGATGCCAACCAGAGGAAGGGCGGCAAGGGCAAGATCGTGGCCATCGTGCTCGTATGTCTGCTGGCCGTCGGCGGGGCGGCCGCGGGCGTCACGTACTATCTGGAGCTATGGGGCGGCAAGATGCTGCCCGACGTCGTGGGCATGACCCAGTCCGACGCCGTCTACGTTTTGGAGTCCAAGGGCTTCGCCGTGCACGAGGAGAAGATCAAGTCCGACGACACCGAGGGCGTCGTGCTGCTCATGGATCCCGTCGCCGGCTCTCGCGAGGAGGAGGGCACCGAAGTCACCATCCATGTTTCGGAGGCGCGCACGATCCCCGACGTCGCGGGCAAACAGCGCGACGAAGCGGCGGCTCTGCTCGAGAAGGACGGGTTCGAGAAGGTTTCCTTCGTGACCGAGAAGTCGAACGAGCGTGAGGGCCTCGTGCTGGGGATAGCCCCCGAAGCGGGGTCGAAGGCCGCTGCCGGCACCGAGATCACCGTTACCGTTGCCGTCCCCTTCACCGTGCCCGACGTGAAGGGCAAGACGTGGGACGAGGCTTCCAAGATGCTGACCGACGAAGGGTACGAACCGGTGGCGAGCTACGTCTACGACGACAGCGTGCCTGCCGGTACCGTGCTCGGCACGACGCCCGAAACCGACGCGAAGGCCGACTCCGGCTCTACGGTCACCGTGTCGGTCGCCTTGTCGCGCGGCGCCGAGTTGGAGCAGGCGGCGCTGTCGTATCTCGGCGGTTTGCGCGATTCGGGCTCGACCGTCACGGTCGGCGGCACGGCCTATCTGGTAGAGTCGGTGGATGCCGTGAAGTACGAGGGAGGCGAGACCACGTCGTTCACCATCACGGGCAAGGCGGTGACCTCGCTCGACGGCGAAACCGTGTACGGCTCCTCCAAGCAGAAGAGCGGTGCCATCGTTTGGACGAGCGACAACGCCATCGCCAGTATCTCGTAG
- the era gene encoding GTPase Era codes for MDNIYPAVGDSFKSGFVTLVGRPNAGKSTLINAIMGKKIAITSNTAQTTRHRFRAVLTREGFQLILVDTPGLHKPHDALGEELNTSALKALEDVDVVAFLVDASKPVGTGDEWVAAQLKRARSKKILVLSKIDLVDGEQLDRQRFAAAQLGDWDAVVELSSQTGEHVQDFVDEVVALLPPGPAWFPTDMETDQPIEVVVAEFIREKILRSFHDEVPHAIGVRVEEMEYDRKKDLYRIFAIVYVERDSQKGIIIGKKGAAIKQIGTEARQDLEQLLGCRVFLDLSVKVKKNWRRDANQIRRFGYGEGA; via the coding sequence ATGGACAACATCTATCCCGCAGTCGGCGATTCGTTCAAGTCAGGGTTCGTCACGCTGGTCGGGCGCCCGAATGCGGGCAAGTCCACGCTGATCAACGCCATTATGGGCAAGAAGATCGCCATCACGTCGAACACGGCGCAGACTACGCGCCATCGCTTTCGCGCGGTGCTCACGCGCGAGGGCTTCCAGCTCATCCTCGTGGACACGCCGGGCCTGCACAAGCCGCACGACGCCCTCGGCGAGGAGCTGAACACGTCGGCACTCAAGGCGCTCGAGGACGTGGACGTGGTCGCCTTCCTCGTGGACGCGTCGAAGCCGGTCGGCACGGGCGACGAGTGGGTGGCCGCTCAGCTCAAGCGCGCGCGCTCGAAGAAGATCCTCGTGCTGTCGAAGATCGACCTCGTGGACGGCGAGCAGCTGGATCGCCAGCGCTTCGCCGCAGCCCAGCTGGGCGATTGGGACGCCGTGGTGGAATTGTCGAGCCAGACGGGCGAGCATGTGCAGGATTTCGTCGACGAGGTGGTGGCGCTGCTGCCGCCGGGTCCGGCGTGGTTCCCGACCGATATGGAGACCGACCAGCCCATCGAGGTGGTGGTGGCCGAGTTCATCCGCGAGAAGATCCTGCGTTCGTTCCACGACGAGGTGCCCCATGCCATCGGCGTGCGCGTGGAGGAGATGGAGTACGATCGCAAGAAGGATCTCTACCGCATCTTCGCCATCGTGTACGTGGAGCGCGACAGCCAGAAGGGCATCATCATCGGGAAGAAGGGCGCGGCCATCAAGCAGATCGGCACCGAGGCGCGCCAGGACCTCGAGCAGCTGCTGGGCTGCCGCGTGTTCTTGGACCTGTCGGTGAAGGTGAAGAAGAACTGGCGCCGCGACGCGAACCAGATCCGCCGTTTCGGCTACGGCGAAGGGGCTTAA